Proteins from a genomic interval of Trifolium pratense cultivar HEN17-A07 linkage group LG6, ARS_RC_1.1, whole genome shotgun sequence:
- the LOC123889422 gene encoding protein LONGIFOLIA 1, translating into MGKKDRKIQKHLQNQMGCMSGFLHIFDRHQLFPGKRIYTVKTLPSPKSTEPETNGNSPAESESTPETTQTPQPEKPSQPVHRVFDFKEGTRSPWKFTREAPRLSLDSRAVIDAKGTIQIHSKDEEKRRRSTSTSVVAKLMGLEDSDPNPKLQKSASESRAHRDLSQQQQYRFFDSTNFQLKQFENASSFSSLNNSVSDLNMKTEQVRGITTKQRKIFYDSADFFPGPKQSTVSVSVQGEIEKRLKMRGIHEPSKDLDTLKQILEALQLKGLLHTKKLTNHRNFVIENVNDSHSPIVVMKPGRSINRTGSSWTGYDSPPPASTFRSKVKTRPDHIQSQIKNRNHVNSPTRTPNCVRKVTPVHSSRNEPDRKTPNRSPKMRKKTVTEDESSTVSDSSSHTDTERLIKEQYREGKELLQRCDKLLNSIAEITELQQPSPVSVLDSSFYKDDSSCSPSPVMKRCIEYKDLGAESEDETWSVATLYCNDAKSEDCDFIYISEVLRASNYLPEDNDMFLLLEQQQYLKGNDTSKVSTLQRRLIFDTIHEILNRKRRLPPWKLEITPSLNLTWSEFRRIQEREESEDMFEVICGVLRKDMCGENEWGECDVEIGDVVLAVERFIFKDLIEETIRDLALCNKVPRNKVSMLRRKLEF; encoded by the exons ATGGGAAAAAAGGATCGAAAGATCCAGAAacatcttcaaaaccaaatGGGATGCATGTCAGGTTTCTTACATATCTTCGATCGCCATCAATTATTCCCCGGAAAACGCATCTACACCGTTAAAACACTCCCTTCCCCAAAATCAACG GAACCGGAAACAAACGGTAACTCACCAGCTGAATCAGAATCAACACCAGAAACAACCCAAACACCACAACCAGAAAAACCGTCTCAACCGGTTCACCGAGTTTTTGATTTCAAAGAAGGAACAAGATCTCCATGGAAATTCACCAGAGAAGCACCAAGACTATCATTAGACAGCAGAGCAGTTATAGATGCAAAAGGAACTATTCAAATTCACtcaaaagatgaagaaaaacgACGTCGTTCGACTTCAACTAGCGTCGTTGCAAAACTCATGGGTCTTGAAGACTCTGATCCCAACCCTAAGCTCCAAAAATCTGCTTCGGAATCAAGAGCTCACAGAGATCTATCACAACAACAACAGTATCGTTTCTTTGACAGTACAAATTTCCAGTTAAAGCAATTCGAAAATGCTTCATCGTTTTCATCGTTAAACAACAGTGTTTCAGATCTAAACATGAAAACAGAACAAGTCAGAGGAATTACAACGAAACAAAGGAAGATTTTCTATGATTCTGCAGACTTTTTTCCTGGTCCGAAACAGAGTACTGTTTCTGTTTCTGTTCAAGGTGAGATTGAAAAAAGGTTGAAGATGCGTGGGATTCATGAACCTTCTAAAGATCTTGATACATTGAAACAAATTCTTGAAGCTTTGCAGCTTAAAGGTCTCTTACATACCAAGAAATTAACAAATCATAGAAACTTTGTAATCGAGAATGTGAATGATTCTCATTCTCCGATTGTGGTTATGAAACCAGGAAGATCAATTAACCGAACCGGTTCGAGTTGGACCGGTTACGATTCTCCACCACCAGCTTCGACTTTCCGGTCCAAGGTTAAAACTCGTCCGGATCACATTCAATCACAGATCAAAAATAGAAACCACGTGAACTCCCCCACGCGCACTCCTAATTGCGTGAGAAAGGTTACTCCGGTTCATTCCTCGAGAAATGAACCGGACCGGAAAACACCGAACCGGtcaccaaagatgagaaagaagacGGTAACAGAAGATGAATCTTCAACCGTTTCTGATAGCTCTTCACATACCGATACAGAG AGGTTGATTAAGGAGCAATACAGAGAAGGGAAGGAATTACTGCAGAGGTGTGATAAGTTACTGAACAGTATAGCGGAAATAACTGAGTTACAACAACCGAGTCCAGTATCGGTACTTGACTCGTCGTTTTACAAGGATGACTCGTCGTGTTCACCGTCACCGGTAATGAAACGATGCATTGAATATAAAG ATCTAGGAGCAGAGTCAGAAGATGAAACATGGAGTGTGGCAACATTGTATTGCAATGATGCCAAGTCAGAGGATTGCGATTTCATATACATTTCGGAAGTACTACGTGCTTCTAATTACTTGCCGGAAGACAATGACATGTTCTTGTTACTAGAACAACAACAGTACCTTAAGGGAAACGACACTTCCAAAGTTTCCACTCTTCAAAGACGATTAATCTTCGACACAATACATGAGATCCTCAACCGTAAACGCCGTTTGCCACCATGGAAGTTGGAGATAACGCCATCATTAAATCTGACTTGGTCAGAATTTCGGAGGATCCAAGAAAGAGAGGAATCGGAGGACATGTTCGAGGTTATATGTGGAGTGTTGAGAAAGGACATGTGTGGAGAGAATGAATGGGGTGAATGCGACGTGGAAATTGGAGATGTTGTGTTGGCCGTCGAACGGTTCATATTCAAAGATCTTATCGAAGAAACCATTAGAGATTTAGCGTTGTGTAATAAGGTACCACGTAACAAAGTTTCGATGCTCCGTAGGAAGCTAgagttttaa
- the LOC123889353 gene encoding peptidyl-prolyl cis-trans isomerase CYP63 isoform X1, which produces MSLDKNPCVFFDVLIDGDPIERIVIELFSSIVPKTAENFRALCTGEKGIGEATGKPLHYKGTCFHRIIKGFMAQGGDFSMGNGTGGESIYGGKFADENFKLKHDGPGVLSMANSGPNTNGSQFFIIFKRQPHLDGKHVVFGKVTKGIEILKKMEQLGTGDGKPTQPIKIVDCGEVSKAKTQHTVEKEKGKRSKSAKSLTSDDSSDAGKKLSRKRKTSSKDRKKRRKRYSSSDSDSDSYSSDSESDSESDSPYSDSSSSSYGKHQKRKRSKRGHGKKRSIGRKQRRSKHSHRRSRHKSKRSSEGSSDTESDSSSASDSSSGDKKADRHVSGRKKQADNKTKKNLGTEKQSPSLPLQSPTSPELEVDPKVRTTVEKQSHEEGELSPENGEFLNNGHDTQAEFNKPTNQRTYSDDSNHNRDTSPGRSPARSPTKNSRELNQGRALLASPDHKASEPAASKHGRGNSKSPSPNGTPKRVKKGRGFTERFAFVRRYRTPSPVQSPRSYRYGDRNIRRNFDRNTSYRSYSERSPPRRFRSPPRGSRPRYQSRRSRSRSRSISRSPVRGRYRDNGRGRSPIRSVSPEGRRPPISDKLKSRLGARGSQQSPDRARSKSNSRSKGSSRSRSPDAIPPRRYDKRTSVSRSRSRSSSPGHKGLVSYGDASPDSGAR; this is translated from the exons ATGAGTTTGGATAAGAATCCGTGTGTATTTTTCGATGTATTAATTGATGGGGATCCCATTGAAAGAATTGTTATTGAG CTTTTTTCTAGCATAGTTCCTAAGACAGCGGAGAATTTTCGGGCACTTTGTACag GCGAGAAGGGGATTGGAGAAGCAACCGGGAAACCTTTGCATTATAAAGGAACATGTTTTCATCGTATAATTAAAGGTTTTATGGCTCAA GGTGGTGATTTTTCAATGGGCAATG GCACTGGTGGAGAAAGTATATATGGAGGAAAGTTTGCAG ATGAAAATTTCAAACTAAAACATGACGGACCTGGTGTCCTTTCTATGGCTAATTCTGGTCCTAACACCAATGGATCTCAGTTTTTTATTATATTCAAGCGCCAGCCTCATCTTGATGG GAAACATGTTGTTTTTGGAAAAGTTACTAAGGGAATAGAGATTCTGAAGAAAATGGAGCAGTTGGGAACGGGGGACGGGAAACCTACCCAGCCAATTAAAATTGTtgattgtggtgaagtctctaaAGCAAAAACTCAGCATACTGTTGAAAAGGAGAAAG GGAAAAGGAGTAAGTCAGCGAAATCCTTAACTTCTGACGATAGTTCTGATGCTGGCAAAAAGTTaagtagaaaaagaaaaacatcttCCAAAGACAGGAAGAAGAGAAGGAAGAGATACTCATCGTCTGATAGTGACAGTGATAGTTATTCGTCAGATTCGGAATCAGATTCCGAATCAGATTCACCTTATTCTGATTCAAGTTCTTCTAGCTATGGGAAACAccagaagagaaaaagaagtaaaCGCGGACATGGGAAGAAGAGAAGTATTGGACGTAAGCAGAGAAGAAGCAAGCACAGTCATAGAAGATCAAGACACAAGTCCAAAAG GAGTTCTGAAGGTTCAAGTGATACAGAAAGTGACAGTTCTAGTGCTAGTGATAGTAGTTCTGGTGATAAGAAAGCTGATCGTCATGTCTCTGGTCGTAAAAAACAAGCTgacaacaaaactaaaaaaaacctAG GCACAGAAAAGCAATCTCCTAGCCTTCCGTTACAAAGTCCAACCAGTCCAGAACTAGAGGTGGATCCCAAGGTTAGAACGACTGTGGAAAAGCAATCACACGAAGAAGGTGAATTGTCTCCAGAAAATGGTGAATTTCTGAATAACGGGCATGATACTCAAGCTGAATTTAATAAGCCAACTAATCAACGGACTTATTCAGATGATTCAAATCACAATAG AGATACGAGTCCTGGAAGAAGTCCTGCTAGGAGTCCTACCAAGAATTCTAGAGAGCTGAACCAAGGACGTGCTCTATTGGCTAGTCCTGACCATAAAGCATCTGAACCTGCTGCCTCCAAACATGGCCGGGGAAATTCAAAAAGCCCTTCTCCAAATGGTACGCCAAAGCGCGTTAAAAAAGGACGAGGCTTTACTGAGCGCTTTGCCTTTGTACGCAGATATCGTACTCCATCTCCAGTGCAGTCTCCTCGTTCATATCGTTATGGGGATAGAAATATTAGAAGGAACTTTGATAG AAATACAAGCTACAGAAGCTATTCTGAGCGCTCGCCACCACGACGTTTTCGCAGCCCACCAAGGGGCAGCCGTCCCAG ATACCAAAGCAGAAGAAGTCGGAGCAGGAGCAGGAGCATCTCCCGCAGTCCAGTACGTGGCCGTTATAGAGATAATGGCCGTGGCCGGAGTCCAATACGCAGCGTTAGCCCGGAAGGAAGGCGACCTCCCATAAGTGACAAATTAAAATCTCGACTTGGTGCTCGAGGTAGTCAACAATCTCCCGACAGAGCGAGGTCAAAGTCAAATTCGAGAAGCAAGGGCTCTTCTCGTTCCAGATCCCCTGATGCTATACCCCCAAGACGTTATGATAAAAGGACTTCCGTATCTCGCAGCAGGTCCAGATCAAGCTCACCTGGACACAAAGGTTTGGTTTCCTATGGAGATGCTAGTCCCGATTCAGGGGCTAGGTAG
- the LOC123889353 gene encoding peptidyl-prolyl cis-trans isomerase CYP63 isoform X2, with the protein MSLDKNPCVFFDVLIDGDPIERIVIELFSSIVPKTAENFRALCTGEKGIGEATGKPLHYKGTCFHRIIKGFMAQGGDFSMGNGTGGESIYGGKFADENFKLKHDGPGVLSMANSGPNTNGSQFFIIFKRQPHLDGKHVVFGKVTKGIEILKKMEQLGTGDGKPTQPIKIVDCGEVSKAKTQHTVEKEKGKRSKSAKSLTSDDSSDAGKKLSRKRKTSSKDRKKRRKRYSSSDSDSDSYSSDSESDSESDSPYSDSSSSSYGKHQKRKRSKRGHGKKRSIGRKQRRSKHSHRRSRHKSKRSSEGSSDTESDSSSASDSSSGDKKADRHVSGRKKQADNKTKKNLGTEKQSPSLPLQSPTSPELEVDPKVRTTVEKQSHEEGELSPENGEFLNNGHDTQAEFNKPTNQRTYSDDSNHNRDTSPGRSPARSPTKNSRELNQGRALLASPDHKASEPAASKHGRGNSKSPSPNGTPKRVKKGRGFTERFAFVRRYRTPSPVQSPRSYRYGDRNIRRNFDRNTSYRSYSERSPPRRFRSPPRGSRPRYQSRRSRSRSRSISRSPVRGRYRDNGRGRSPIRSVSPEGRRPPISDKLKSRLGARGSQQSPDRARSKSNSRSKGSSRSRSPDAIPPRRYDKRTSVSRSRSRSSSPGHKGLVSYGDASPDSGAR; encoded by the exons ATGAGTTTGGATAAGAATCCGTGTGTATTTTTCGATGTATTAATTGATGGGGATCCCATTGAAAGAATTGTTATTGAG CTTTTTTCTAGCATAGTTCCTAAGACAGCGGAGAATTTTCGGGCACTTTGTACag GCGAGAAGGGGATTGGAGAAGCAACCGGGAAACCTTTGCATTATAAAGGAACATGTTTTCATCGTATAATTAAAGGTTTTATGGCTCAA GGTGGTGATTTTTCAATGGGCAATG GCACTGGTGGAGAAAGTATATATGGAGGAAAGT TTGCAGATGAAAATTTCAAACTAAAACATGACGGACCTGGTGTCCTTTCTATGGCTAATTCTGGTCCTAACACCAATGGATCTCAGTTTTTTATTATATTCAAGCGCCAGCCTCATCTTGATGG GAAACATGTTGTTTTTGGAAAAGTTACTAAGGGAATAGAGATTCTGAAGAAAATGGAGCAGTTGGGAACGGGGGACGGGAAACCTACCCAGCCAATTAAAATTGTtgattgtggtgaagtctctaaAGCAAAAACTCAGCATACTGTTGAAAAGGAGAAAG GGAAAAGGAGTAAGTCAGCGAAATCCTTAACTTCTGACGATAGTTCTGATGCTGGCAAAAAGTTaagtagaaaaagaaaaacatcttCCAAAGACAGGAAGAAGAGAAGGAAGAGATACTCATCGTCTGATAGTGACAGTGATAGTTATTCGTCAGATTCGGAATCAGATTCCGAATCAGATTCACCTTATTCTGATTCAAGTTCTTCTAGCTATGGGAAACAccagaagagaaaaagaagtaaaCGCGGACATGGGAAGAAGAGAAGTATTGGACGTAAGCAGAGAAGAAGCAAGCACAGTCATAGAAGATCAAGACACAAGTCCAAAAG GAGTTCTGAAGGTTCAAGTGATACAGAAAGTGACAGTTCTAGTGCTAGTGATAGTAGTTCTGGTGATAAGAAAGCTGATCGTCATGTCTCTGGTCGTAAAAAACAAGCTgacaacaaaactaaaaaaaacctAG GCACAGAAAAGCAATCTCCTAGCCTTCCGTTACAAAGTCCAACCAGTCCAGAACTAGAGGTGGATCCCAAGGTTAGAACGACTGTGGAAAAGCAATCACACGAAGAAGGTGAATTGTCTCCAGAAAATGGTGAATTTCTGAATAACGGGCATGATACTCAAGCTGAATTTAATAAGCCAACTAATCAACGGACTTATTCAGATGATTCAAATCACAATAG AGATACGAGTCCTGGAAGAAGTCCTGCTAGGAGTCCTACCAAGAATTCTAGAGAGCTGAACCAAGGACGTGCTCTATTGGCTAGTCCTGACCATAAAGCATCTGAACCTGCTGCCTCCAAACATGGCCGGGGAAATTCAAAAAGCCCTTCTCCAAATGGTACGCCAAAGCGCGTTAAAAAAGGACGAGGCTTTACTGAGCGCTTTGCCTTTGTACGCAGATATCGTACTCCATCTCCAGTGCAGTCTCCTCGTTCATATCGTTATGGGGATAGAAATATTAGAAGGAACTTTGATAG AAATACAAGCTACAGAAGCTATTCTGAGCGCTCGCCACCACGACGTTTTCGCAGCCCACCAAGGGGCAGCCGTCCCAG ATACCAAAGCAGAAGAAGTCGGAGCAGGAGCAGGAGCATCTCCCGCAGTCCAGTACGTGGCCGTTATAGAGATAATGGCCGTGGCCGGAGTCCAATACGCAGCGTTAGCCCGGAAGGAAGGCGACCTCCCATAAGTGACAAATTAAAATCTCGACTTGGTGCTCGAGGTAGTCAACAATCTCCCGACAGAGCGAGGTCAAAGTCAAATTCGAGAAGCAAGGGCTCTTCTCGTTCCAGATCCCCTGATGCTATACCCCCAAGACGTTATGATAAAAGGACTTCCGTATCTCGCAGCAGGTCCAGATCAAGCTCACCTGGACACAAAGGTTTGGTTTCCTATGGAGATGCTAGTCCCGATTCAGGGGCTAGGTAG